Genomic DNA from Candidatus Rhabdochlamydia sp. T3358:
GAATTAGCTATCCAAAGTTCTCGTTCTTTGGTTTTTCCATAAGGGGTTTATAGAAAAATCGTGATACGATGTGGTTTTTATAAGGTTATTAGGATAGGAAAATTAAACGCAGTTTTTCTAAAAAAAGCAACTGTGGATAATTACAGTCATTTCCATAAGGAGAAGTAAATGGCAAAAAAGAAAGAATCTAAATTTATGCAAGCGCTGCAGATTAGTGATGAATTAGCTGCAGTTATTGGCAAAGGTCCGATGCCTCGGACAGAAGTGACAAAAAAATTGTGGGAATATATTAAAAAACACAAATGTCAAGACACTAAAAACAGACGCAATATTAATCCAGATGAGAAACTTGCCAAAGTTTTTGGCGGTAAGAAATCC
This window encodes:
- a CDS encoding SWIB/MDM2 domain-containing protein; this translates as MAKKKESKFMQALQISDELAAVIGKGPMPRTEVTKKLWEYIKKHKCQDTKNRRNINPDEKLAKVFGGKKSINMFEMTKIVSKHLKS